Below is a genomic region from bacterium.
GTCGTCGAGGGTCTATTTCGTGGACTCTCGGTCATCAAGGGACCTCGGAAACCGGAGAGGATCAATGGAACGGCCTCTCGCGCGCATCGCAGAAAGCACCAGCGTCGAGATCCGCTGCCCCAAGTGCCAGTTGCTGCTGGGCATCAAGGGCGGCGGCGGTCAGTTCGAGGTTCGCTGGAAAGAACTCTGGGTCATGGTCGAGGGCGGCGTGGCCTCCATCCGCTGCCGGCGGTGCGGGACGATCAGCAACGTCTGACCGCTTGGTGGGATGCGAGTCCGCGGCCGACGTACGAACGAACGGTCGAATCATGTACAGATTGACGTGGCGCAGCAAGGCATCGAGTGGAGCCGGATGTGTCCGCAGCCTGGGGCTTGCGGCTCTCGCGGTGCTCTCTGCCGCTTCGGCGCCGGCCCAGCCCGACCCCAGCGTCGAATTCGACCCCCCCTTCTTCTATATCGGCACCTATTCGACCCTGGAGTCGCTGCAGTCGGACATGCTCTCGGGATCGACGGTCCTGCGCGTGCTGTCGGCGGTTTCGTGGCAGCTGGAACTGATGCTCGAAGGTCCCATCCGCCGCACGCTGGACGGCCTGGAGCTGCCCCTGTCCCGGGTCACGGTCGTGCATCCCGAGGTGCCCAACGAGGTCGTCAACCTCCAGCCGTACATCTACACCGAGCGCCGCGGCTCGGACGTTCCCTACGAGATCGTGGCCGACTGGCTGCGTCTGGCCACCGGGCTGCAGGCATATCTGGACCAAGGGGACCCGCCGGGGACCTACGAACTCACCGTGCTCGCGCGCCTGCTGGATCCGCAGGGTGCGCCCCTGACCGATTATGCGTCCTGCACCCTGCAGTTCGATATCGAACCCTGGGTCCAGTTCTCGACGTCGATATTCCCCGCCTGCGACGTGTCGGTGCCGGACGGAGGCTTCACGGGCGAGAGCCCGACGGTGGTGATTTCCCTGATCAGCAACAGCAATTGGAGACTGATGATTCACGGGTCGGCGGATCTGGTCATGATGGACGGCGATGCCGTCATCCCGATCGACGTGCTGTCGGCCTGTGTCGTGGATAGAGGTGTTGGGTGGAGGCCCCAGAGGTCCGAGTGCGAGACCATCCAGAATGGTCCGGTCGTCCTGGTAGTGGGAGAGGAACCGCTCCCGTTCTCCGTCACGGTCCAGCAGATCCCCGTATACATCCGCTTCGACGGCACACCGCCGCTGGCAGCAGGACGTTACGGATCGTCGCTGGCCTTCGAGGCGGAGATCGTCGGTTTCTAGCCCCGAGACGGGCGGATGCGAAGGGGGGTGCTTCCTACTCGGATCGAGGAAGTCCGGAGGATCCGGACATGGGGCCTCACAGCGTACGGTTTCGAGAACGAACGATGAGGGCCGTTTGGACGGCCGGGACGCGGCGGACAGCCGCGTCGCCGTGGGCTGGGGGCGCGAGTTGACCGATCCCGAGATCGGTCCGCAAGACTTGAACCCTCTTACGGAGGTACATACGATGCGTAAGACAGCACTATTTTTGATGTTTGCCTGCATCTTCGCGGCCGGTTTGGCCTATGCCGATCCGGATGACACCGCGACCATGGAGGTCTTCGTCGAGGTCGACGCGAACATGACCGTGGCCCCGGGCGCGGCCTTCACGGACCTGAGCAGCGTGCAGGTCGGCCCGATCTTCGGCTACATTCCCTTCCGCGTCGACGCCAACACCCAGACCTGCATGTTCCGGGGGGCGGCCAGCAACCTGTACAAGGGCGACGATCCCGTCAATCCCGAAGTGCCGCCGATCCTGGTCTCGTTGCCGGAAGGGATCTCGTTCGTCTGCCCGGACGCCAACCCCACCAATGGCCAGGACAACAACGCCGCGTACGTGGCGCCCTTCACCGTGATGGGGGTCTTCCCCGGCCACCAGTGTGAATGGGTCGAGTTCGAGAGCAGCCAGAACAATCACTTCAGCCAGGACATCGTCATGGAAGTGACCTGGATTCAGAGCGACCCCGAGAAGCCCATGGGCGAGTACAGCGGGTACGTCGAATTCGAGGCCATGATCGTTCTGCCGTGATGTTTTCCAGCGCCGGCAGCCGGCCGGCGCGCATCAAACCCGGCCGGGCACGGGCCCGGCCGGGGACCCACAGGAGAGGCCCAGACATGCTGCACGATCAACCCCAGCAACGAGGCCCAGTCATGACCAGTTTCTGCATCCGCCGCGCGGGCAGCGCCGTCCTGGCGCTCTGCCTGCTGATCCTGTCGACGCCGGCCGCGGCGTCCCTGTCCGTCCAACCCGCCTTCGTGGAACTCGACCTCTCGAAGGGGCGTCCCGCGAAGGTCGTGACCGTGACCAACGTCTCCGACCAGGAACTCCGCTACCGGGCCGAGACCGTGCACTTCGTCTACACCGCGGGCGGCAGCTTCGAGACGGTCGAACCAGACGCCCAGTCCATGGCCAGCTGGATCAAGTTCAACCCGCGTGAATTCACCCTCGCGGCCGGCGAGAGCCGGTCCATCCGCCTGACGGTCGTCGCCCCCAAGAACCTAGACGACGGGGAGTACTGGGCCGCCCTGCGCTTCGAGCCGCTGGTGGGCCTGGTCAGCAAGAGCGAGGTGACCGACGGGAAGTCGGTGGCCATCGAGGTGCGGACCAACATCCTGGTCCCCATCGTCGGACGCAAGGGCGACCTCGTCTTCCAGTGCAGCCTGACCGACCTGAAGGCCTGGCGCAGCGATCAGGGGTTCGCCGTGGTCGCCAGCGTGGCCAATACCGGCAATGGCCGGGCCAGGGTCGTGGGGACCTGCGAGGTCCTGGACGCCGACGGCAACCCGGTGGCCGACGGCCCTCTCGGCGAGGACACGATCCTCGCCGGCGGCGAGCGCCGCTTCGAGCGCCTGCTGGCGGGGGATTATCCGCCGGGCGCGTACACGGTCCGCGTGCGCTGCACCTCCAAGAACTTCAAGGACGTGCTGGCCGGACAGACCGGGGTTCGGGATGAACCCCCTGCCGGGTACGACAGTGGAACGCCCTAGGCCACGGCACGCCGGATCCGTCGCGACGTCTCTCCGTCGCGGCGGCATCCCCGCCTACGGATTCATCCTGGCCGTGGGCGCGATGCTCCTCTGCCTCGGCGCGGGAGCGATCGCCCGGTCGGAAGCGGCCGCGGTCTCTCCGGGTGCCGATGTCGGCGCCGCGGGGAGTACCGGCCCGGTGATCGAGACCAACCTGGCGGGTTTCACCCTGCAGGGACGCACGCGGCTCGAGCGGCTGGTCATCGCGGATCTCGACATCGTCGAGGACGTCGACGGCCGGCGTCGCCTGCCGCTGCTGCGGATCCTCCAGGCACTGCAGGTCGAGGTGACGACGACCGGCAGCACCGTCTCCTTCCGGCCGGACGGCGCGGGCGAGGTCGTCCTCGACCACGTAGCCGGCACGCTGAGCGACGAACAAGGGACCCGGCCGTGCGCGACCCTGGTCGGTCTATCGGACCTGACCTTCGAATCCGAGATCTACGTGCCCGACGAGATACTGCCCGCGGTCCTGGCCATGGAGATGTTCTGGGATCCGCTGCGCTACGCGTACACCTTCACCGTCGACCGCGAGATCGCCGTCTTCCGGCGGGAGCACGGGGGCGTGGGGCTGCTCTCGCGGCGGGATCCCGGCGCCGGCATACAGCTGCCCAGCATGCTGCCGACTGCGGGCCTCGACCGCTCCCTGGCGCCCAGGATCGACTTCCTGCAGGTCAACATGCAGAGCAGCATCATCACCAGCGAAGGCGACAGCGAACCGGCCGGCACCTTCGCGCCGCCCCGCTATGGCCTCTGGGGTCACGCCCTGGGCGGGAACCTGACCACCACGGTGACCCAGAAGGAGTCCTCGCCGGGGGCTGGCTATCGCATCGACCGCGTCTTCTGGAACACCTGCTACGACGATGTGGAGGTGGCTCTCGGCACCAGCAACCTGGGCCTGACCGAGCTGACCTTTCCCGCGCTGAACCTGCTCGGGTTGCGCTTCAACGGGAGCGTCGGGGGCGCGAGCAGGGATCGCGACCCGTCGCTGATGGGACGCCGCGAGACATTCCAGCAGAGTCACGTCATCCAGGGCTACGCCCCCCTGGGTTCGGAGGTGACCCTGCTGATCAACGAACGCGTCGTGGATGTGCAGATCGTCCAGGACACCGACCACGCGCCGCCCGGGGAGGGCGTCTACCGCTTCGACGGCTTCAACCTCTTCGTCAGCCGGCTCAACGAGGTGCGCATCGTCATCGCCGCGCCGGACGGCACGGTCGAGGAGGTCGAACGCGAGGTCCTGGGTACGGACAGCCTCATCGACGACGGGCAGCTGGCCTTCGTCGGCGCCCTGGGCGGCCGACGTCTGGCTGCGGTCGACGACTTCGGGGGCGAAGGTTTCTTCGCCGGCGGCAGGATGAACTACGGCCTGACCGAGAACCTCACCCTGAGCGGTTCGGCGGCCCACCAGCAGGATCTCTTCGGCGCCGATGCCTTCCGCTTCACCGGCCAGGGCGAGACCGACTCCCTGCCCTCGCAGAGCACCCACCTGGGATCGCGCCTGATCTGGCAGGTGGCCGACCCCCTGCTGTTGACGGTCGAGGGGGCGCGGAGCGAGACCGGCGAGATGTCCAGCGCCGACTGGGCCTACCGGACCAACGCCGAGCTGCACATGGGCCGGCTGCGTCTCTATCCCGCCTACTTCCGCTACGGGCCGTCGTTCTTCGATGGACAGAGGGCCGACCTGCGCGACGTGGCGGGCGGTAGCCTGAGCATGGTCTGGCGCTCCCCCTCGGGCGACCGGATCACCTTCGGCGGCTCGTCCTCCCGCGACAACCTCGACCGCGAGCGCAGCCGCACCGTCCGCATCCGGGACACGATCCTGTCCTGGGACCTGCGCAGGCTGATCCCCCGTTCGACCCTCACCCTGGGCACCAACCTGGTCTGGCTCGACGACGCCTCGCCCTACCGCTACGACGTGATCGGGCTCGACAGCGGGTTGCTGGGGGGCTGGACCCTGCGGAGCCGTTTCGTGATCGGCGACGACATCAGGCGGATCATGCGCGAGCAGCTGCCCGACGGCACGTCCTCGCGTTTCGATCGGATCCGCAGGCAGGCCAGCAACTTCGATGCGCGCTCGTCCCTGGGCAGCGGCTCGCAGAGTTCGCGTTTCGATCTGCGTCGTCGGCTCAGCGCCCGCTGGCAGCTCTCGGCGGCCTACCGCTCGACCGGCGACACCAAGCGCAGCTACCTGGACCTGATGCGCAGCGCCTCCTACGGCGAGTCGTGGCAGTGGCGCTTCACTCCCGGCTACGACTGGAGCGATCGTTCGTTGTATCTGCAGAACCGCCTCGAGTACCTGCTCGGGGGGAGCTACCGCAATCGCGTGGTGCTGGAGAACCAGTTCCTGAAGGACGACTGGACGGTGCGCTTTTCGGTGATGGTCCAGCTGAACGTCGGCTTCGCGGACCGCAAACCCATTCCCATCGTCGACGACCGCCTGAACCCCGACATGGGCGGTGTCAAGGGCCGCGTCTTCCTCGACTACAACGGTAACGGTGTGCCCGACGGTGGAGAGCCGGGCGTCGAGAACGTCGCCCTGGACACGGACATGGGCTGGCGGATCTCCTCGGGCAAGGGCGGGCTGTTCGTCATCCCCAATTCCTCCTACCGGTTGCGGGCGCGGGTCAGCCTCGACGCGGAAAACCTGCCCGCCGTCTACACGCCCACCCACGGCACCCAGGACGCCATCGTCCGCTCGGGCATGTTCACCGAGGTCAACCTGGGGATCGGCGCCTTCGGCTCGGTTCTCGGCGCGGTCCGGGGATCCACAGCCGACGAGACGATCGAGGGGGTGGCGGGATTGCGTATTCTGCTCGTGGACGGCGAAGGCAACGTTGCCGGGCACTCCATCACCGCCCGCGACGGCAGCTACTACCTGGGCGAGATCAAGCCGGGCCGCTATCGGGTGCGGGTCGACCAGACCGTGCTGCCCGGCGGCTTCACCCTGGAGGACGCCGAACGGGAGGTGGAGGTCTTCCCGCGTGACGAGTTCTTCGAGCTGGAGGGCATCGACTTCCTGGGGAAGCTCGCCGAGCTCTCGGCGCCGGAGCCCGCGGTCGAGCAGGAATCCCCGTCGGATGCGCAGTACAAGATCTTCGACTGAACGTGCGCGCGCCGCCCTATCGCACGCCGGCTTGAAAGGAGCCGGATGATGCCGTACACTATTGACGGGACCTTTTCAGAACGGAGGCCGTCATGCGCAGTTCACCAATCCCGCTCTTTCTGTCCACGCTGTGCCTGATCGCGGCCGCCGCCGCGGCGGCCTCCGTACCCCTGGGCGAGCCCTTCGTCCTCGGCGTCGGCGAATCCGTCGCGGTGGGGGACGGCGGCCTGGTGGTGGGCTTCAACGCCATCCTCGCCGATTCGCGCTGTCCGGTCGAGGCCCTCTGCTTCTGGGAGGGTGACGCCGAGGCCCAGCTCTGGGCCGACGCTCCCGTCGATCCGCCGCTGACCTTCGTCCTGCATACCACGCTGGAACCGCATCTGATCACCACCGGTCACTTTCGGATCGAGTTGCTCTGGGTGGCGCCTTATCCCACGATCGCCACCGTGCCCATCGATCCCGGGACATACGAGGTCACGCTCGTGGCACTGTCGACCGCACCGACCGCGAACGAGCCGGCGACCTGGAGCACCGTCAAGGCCCTCTACCGGTGACACCGGCGGTCTGCGTCCCGGGCGAATAATTTATTTGCACTTTTCCCTGATACGGCATAGTCTATGCGAGCAACCAATGGCGGTTTCGGACCGGAGAAAGGGCCGGGACCGTTGGTTTGCGGCCCGGCTCGAATCGTCGCCGGGTCTGTAGGAGGCACGGAGAATCACCGGATTAGGCCGGTGTCCCCGAGTGCCTGCGATCGCCGGATAGCCGGCAGAGATGAGAATGAGATGAAGAAGATCTACGTCGGAAACCTACCCTTCACCGCTACCGAGGATGAGCTGCGCAACCTGTTCGGTCAGCACGGCGAGGTCCACTCGGTGGCCCTGATCAACGACCGCGACACCGGCCGCCCCCGCGGCTTCGGTTTCGTGGAGATGGACGACGGCGCCGCCGACGCAGCCATCAGCGCCCTCAACGGCACCCAGTTGGGCGGCCGCGATCTCAACGTGAACGAGGCGCGCGAGCGTCCCCGCCGCGAAAACCGCGGCACGGGTTGGTAGTCCGACCTCGACGATAGCGTCGACAGCGAGACCCCGCCTCTTCGGAGGCGGGGTCTTCGTTTGCGCGTCGGCCGGGTCAGTCGTCCCGCTCTTGTTCCAGGCGTTTTCTGGCTTGCCTCTGCAGCTCGATCAGGGTCTCGGGCCGGTCCACGCCTAGCTTCCTCGACTCCTTCTCGATCAACTCGCTTTGGGTCAGGGGCTTCGGCTCCGGCGCCCACTCGCCACGCACCAGCGCCTTGACCTGCTCGCGGTCGAAGCGCCACTGGCCACCGATCTGCGAGCCGGGCATCTTGCCGCGCTTGACCATGCGCTGGATGGTCCGCTCCGACACCTGGAGCAGTTCGGCCGCCTGCTGGAGGGTGAGGATCTCGGGATAATCACTCCGCATCACGGTCGCCTCCCTTGAAGTGTGGTGAACATGATAGCAATAATGGCGAACATTGTCAATCTTTGTCATAAGATGTCGCAATATGTCTATTTCAGGGCTTCTTTCTTCGCAGCCCAGTAATCGCGCTTGAAGCGGAAGCAGGCATGCACCTCGTCGGGCAGGGTCGAGCGGCCGCCGAGGATCAACGAGGTGACGTTCTTGGCCACCCCCGGTCCCATCATGAAGCCCTGGCCGCACATGCCGACCGCCAGCAGCAGTCCGTCGACGCCCTCGATGCGGTCGATGATGGGTACGCCGTCGGGCGTCATGGGGTAGCAGCCGCGCCAGACGCGGCGGATCAGGAGATTCCGCAGGCGCGGGATCAGCGAGATCATCCGGTTGGCCAGAATGGGCAGGAATTCCGAGAGGGACTCGCGGTCGGTGCCCGGGAAGAGCTGCTTGGGCGTGTAGCAGAAGATGATCTGTCCCTCGTGGTTCTGGCCGAAGTAGAAGTTGGCGGTCCTGCCCTCGGGGCCGGGGCGCAGGTCCACGACCAGCGGCGCCAGGAAGTGCGCGACCGGCGCGCTGATGCCCGCCTCGTGCGCATCCGGCGCCACGGGGATCTCGAAACCGAGCATCCCGCCGTGTTCGGAGGCGTCGGCGCCGGCGGCCAGCAGGGTCTCTCCGGCGTGGTATTCGCCCCGGTCGGTCCGGACGCCGGTTACGCGGTCCCCTTCGCGCAAGTAGCCCAGGACGCGCTCGTTGAACCTGTACTCGGCGCCGTGGCGCTGTGCCTCGCGCTGGAAGGCGACCGGCGCCAGCAGGGGCGAGACCTGGCCGTCGTTGGGACTGTAGGTGCCGCCGCGCAGGCCGTCGCGCGTGATGCCGGGGCAGAGCTCGGCGATGCGGTCGGCATCGACCCAGTCGATTTCCAGGCCGTGGGCCTTCTGGAGGGGCAGGATGCCCTTCAGCACGCCCTCGATCTGCGCGTCGAAGACGGGGAAGCAGTAGCCGCCCGGTTTCCAGCCCATGCCGAAGCCGTACGTCTCTTCCCAGGTCGTGAAGATCTTCAGGCTCTCGCTGCAGGTCATGATCTTGCCGGGGTCGGAATGCGTGGCGCGCACGCCGCCGATGGCGGCCTTGTTGTCGCCCTGGCCGGCGGCCGGCCGGCGGTCGAGCGCCAGCACCTTCAGGCCAGCCTGGGCCAGGAAGCAGGCGCTCGGATTGCCGACGCTGCCCGCGCCGACGACGATCACGTCGTATGTCCCGTTGGCGGCCACGTCAGTCGACCTCCTCCGCGACCCGTCGGACGAAGTCGCCCAGGTGCACTTCGGCCACCAGGGGCCGGATGGTGGGGCGCGTCACCTCGGACGGGGCCACGCCCTCCTCGCGGTAGAGGCGCAGCACGAGCTCGGTGCAGGTCTTGCCGCCGCAGCCGCCCATGCCCGAGCGGACCACGGCCTTGAGCTGGTTCATGTCGCGCACCCCGTCGCGGATCGCCGCGACGATCTCGCTCCTGCGGATCCGCTCGCAGCGGCAGACGATGGGATCCTCGTCCGTTGCGCTCCAGTCGACCGGCTCGCCCTGCCACGGCTCGCGGATGCGGAAGCCCGCGACCGCGTGCTTGTCCGCGTACGGCACCTCGAGCAGGAGCAGCTTGCGCCGATCCTGGTCCTCGCGCTCGCGCACGGCGATCACCGCGCCCGTGCCCACATCGCGGCCCTCCATGTCGACGGTGACGACCTCCTCGCCGAAGGGGATCGTCTCGTCGGCGAACTCGAAGGGCACGGTCAGCAGCGCCTTCTCGCCGGTCGGGTCGTAGTCGTTGTTCACCAGGTTGATGGCCAGGCCGGGACAGGCGATGACGCACTGCCCGCAGCCCTCGCACACGCCGGAGAACTCGGGCAGCGCGAGGATCGAGCCGGGCATGGAGATCAGGCCGTGCGGGCAGGCCTCGGTGCAGGGGTTGCAGGGGATCTCCTGGACGCAGCGCAGCAGCGGGTAGACGGGCGCGTCGATCTCGGGCGCCGCGAAGGCGCCGGGCTCGCCGCCGTGGTGCTTGAGCATCTCGCCGAAGCTCTCCCAGTCGCTGGGGATGGGCACGTCCACGCCCAGTTCGCGGGCCAGCCTGCGGCCGGCGATCTTGCCCGCGAAGATGGCCGCCGAGGCCTCGGCGATCTCGTTGGTGTCGCCGGCGGCCATGACTGTCATGCCGTACTCGCGGGCCTTGACCAGCAGCTCGTCCACGGGCGACAGGCCGACCGCCACCAGGACCGTGTCCACGTCGAAGGCGCGCTCGGTGCCCGCGATGGGCCGGAAGGACTCGTCGACGGCGGTGGTGACGACGCGTTCGACCTTCTCGTCGCCCTCGGCGCGGACCACCGTGTGGCGGGTCCAGACGGGCACTCCCAGGCGCCTGATCTTGTCCTCGTGCACCTTGTAGCCGCCGCAGCGGGGCAGCGCCTCGACCAGTCCGACCACGTCGATGCCCGCCTGCAGCGCGTGGTAGGCGCCGATCAGGCCCACGTTGCCGCCGCCGATGATGAACAGCCGCTCGGCGCAGCGCACCTGGTCCCGGTTCACCAGGGTCTGGAAGGCGCCGGCTCCGTAGACGCCGGTCAGGTCGCAGCCGGGGAAGGCGAGACTCTTCTCGCGGGCGCCGCAGGTGATCAGCGTGGCCTGCGGGGTGACCAGGCGGTAGCCGTCCGGGCCGGCCACGCCGAACTTGCCGTCGCTGAAGACGCCCACCACCGTCGCGTTCAGCCAGACCTCGACGGCGGGCAGGGCGGTGACCTCGTCGGCCAGCCTGCGGCCGATGTCCACCCCGCGCAGACCGGCGTAGCAGTCGGCCACCGAGCCGAAGAAGTTATGGGTCTGCAGGCTCAATTTGCCGCCGAGCTCCTGCTTGTCGTCGACGATCAGGACTTCGAGGCCCAGCCGTCCCAGCTCGTTGGCGGCGCAGACGCCGGCGGGACCGCCGCCGATGATCAGCACCTGGACGGCCGTGTCGGGCACGTCGGGACTGATCGCCTCGGGCGCGACCTCGCCCAGGCCGGGATGGCCCTCGCAGCTCTGCACCGTCATGCCGGGGGTCACCGGCACCATGCAGGACTTCACCGGCCGGCCGTCGGCCACCACGGTGCACTGGGAGCACTGGCCGTTGACGCAGAAGATGCCCTGGGCGCCGTCGTCCCTGTGGTGGTGTCCGAAGACCGAGATGCCGGCGGCGTAGAGTGCCGACGAGATGACCTCGCCCCTGCGCGCCGCCAGGGTCCGTCCGTTGAAGGTGAACGCGATCCGCTCGTCGGTCAGCGGCGGCAGGATGGGATGGGACGCTATGCGGCGGTCGCTCATCGTCCCACCTTCACGGTGCCGTCGAAGGATGCGGTGGGCTCGGCGAATCGGCCTTCCAGCCATGTCCCCCGGCGCGTGAGCAGCGCGGCCTGGGCCAGGTCGTGCGGGCCCGCGCGCAGGCCGACGTCGGCGGACGCCTGCAGCCGCGCGACCATGTCCCGGCGCTCGTCCCGGGTGATGCGGAAGCGGAAGGGCGTGTCGCCGCTGCCCGCGGCGCCGGCCAGTTCGTCCAGCGAGACGATCTCGCCCGCGAAATCCGTCACGGCGGTCCGGTCGCAGACGATCAGGCGGGCGGCGCAGGCGGCCTGCCGCGCCGTCGCGGCCAGGCGGACCTTCAGCCCGAGGTCCCGGAGCTGCGCGCCGGCCGCGGCCAGCACGTCGCGCAGGCGCCAGCCCGCCACCAGGCCGTCCAGCAACAGGTCCAGCTCCACCAGGTCGCCCAGG
It encodes:
- a CDS encoding RNA-binding protein produces the protein MKKIYVGNLPFTATEDELRNLFGQHGEVHSVALINDRDTGRPRGFGFVEMDDGAADAAISALNGTQLGGRDLNVNEARERPRRENRGTGW
- a CDS encoding FAD-dependent oxidoreductase encodes the protein MSDRRIASHPILPPLTDERIAFTFNGRTLAARRGEVISSALYAAGISVFGHHHRDDGAQGIFCVNGQCSQCTVVADGRPVKSCMVPVTPGMTVQSCEGHPGLGEVAPEAISPDVPDTAVQVLIIGGGPAGVCAANELGRLGLEVLIVDDKQELGGKLSLQTHNFFGSVADCYAGLRGVDIGRRLADEVTALPAVEVWLNATVVGVFSDGKFGVAGPDGYRLVTPQATLITCGAREKSLAFPGCDLTGVYGAGAFQTLVNRDQVRCAERLFIIGGGNVGLIGAYHALQAGIDVVGLVEALPRCGGYKVHEDKIRRLGVPVWTRHTVVRAEGDEKVERVVTTAVDESFRPIAGTERAFDVDTVLVAVGLSPVDELLVKAREYGMTVMAAGDTNEIAEASAAIFAGKIAGRRLARELGVDVPIPSDWESFGEMLKHHGGEPGAFAAPEIDAPVYPLLRCVQEIPCNPCTEACPHGLISMPGSILALPEFSGVCEGCGQCVIACPGLAINLVNNDYDPTGEKALLTVPFEFADETIPFGEEVVTVDMEGRDVGTGAVIAVREREDQDRRKLLLLEVPYADKHAVAGFRIREPWQGEPVDWSATDEDPIVCRCERIRRSEIVAAIRDGVRDMNQLKAVVRSGMGGCGGKTCTELVLRLYREEGVAPSEVTRPTIRPLVAEVHLGDFVRRVAEEVD
- a CDS encoding helix-turn-helix domain-containing protein, which produces MRSDYPEILTLQQAAELLQVSERTIQRMVKRGKMPGSQIGGQWRFDREQVKALVRGEWAPEPKPLTQSELIEKESRKLGVDRPETLIELQRQARKRLEQERDD
- a CDS encoding DUF916 domain-containing protein, producing the protein MTSFCIRRAGSAVLALCLLILSTPAAASLSVQPAFVELDLSKGRPAKVVTVTNVSDQELRYRAETVHFVYTAGGSFETVEPDAQSMASWIKFNPREFTLAAGESRSIRLTVVAPKNLDDGEYWAALRFEPLVGLVSKSEVTDGKSVAIEVRTNILVPIVGRKGDLVFQCSLTDLKAWRSDQGFAVVASVANTGNGRARVVGTCEVLDADGNPVADGPLGEDTILAGGERRFERLLAGDYPPGAYTVRVRCTSKNFKDVLAGQTGVRDEPPAGYDSGTP
- a CDS encoding FAD-binding oxidoreductase; the encoded protein is MAANGTYDVIVVGAGSVGNPSACFLAQAGLKVLALDRRPAAGQGDNKAAIGGVRATHSDPGKIMTCSESLKIFTTWEETYGFGMGWKPGGYCFPVFDAQIEGVLKGILPLQKAHGLEIDWVDADRIAELCPGITRDGLRGGTYSPNDGQVSPLLAPVAFQREAQRHGAEYRFNERVLGYLREGDRVTGVRTDRGEYHAGETLLAAGADASEHGGMLGFEIPVAPDAHEAGISAPVAHFLAPLVVDLRPGPEGRTANFYFGQNHEGQIIFCYTPKQLFPGTDRESLSEFLPILANRMISLIPRLRNLLIRRVWRGCYPMTPDGVPIIDRIEGVDGLLLAVGMCGQGFMMGPGVAKNVTSLILGGRSTLPDEVHACFRFKRDYWAAKKEALK